A portion of the Nitrospira sp. genome contains these proteins:
- a CDS encoding NADH-quinone oxidoreductase subunit M produces the protein MLEELSSTFPILSCILFFPLVGAAVLWLIDDEDMLRTSALTISLVELALTIFVMVRFVPDSAAMQFVERVQWIPALGISYHVAVDGISILFVGLTAFLTALVVIYSWDTIRHQMKLYMMSLLALETATMGIFISLDLILFFVFWELMLIPSYFLIKLWGGGAERHYAALKYVLYTLLGSVFMLVGIALLDINYHNWATVHHMDRVYSFDFLELLTVPIPFSQQVLIFWLMFLGFAFKAPVFPFHTWLPDALLEGPVGMAVMLAGVKLGTFGFLRFSIPLLPDAAMSKTVVLVTMILGLAAIVYGAIMALVQFDFRRLLAYSSISHLGFVVVGLFALNYQGLQGSLLTMINLGFSTAGLFFIAGFLYTRQHTTQLAAFGGMAKHTPLLASFFLLIGLASIGLPGTNGFVGEFLILLGTFKANWIYGAIAVTGVITGAAYFLWYYERAILGPVGQAVKDSIADLHPRETVIAVSLSIMILWIGLYPSPFLRMMNGSVQALVDRLNHATVAAAGIPPYERVD, from the coding sequence ATGCTAGAAGAACTCTCATCCACGTTTCCCATCCTGTCCTGCATCCTCTTCTTTCCGCTCGTCGGCGCTGCCGTTCTGTGGCTGATCGACGACGAAGATATGCTGAGAACTTCGGCTCTCACGATCTCACTGGTCGAACTGGCCCTGACGATCTTCGTCATGGTGCGTTTCGTGCCGGACTCGGCGGCCATGCAATTCGTCGAACGGGTTCAGTGGATTCCAGCGCTCGGTATCAGCTACCACGTGGCGGTGGACGGCATCAGCATCTTGTTCGTCGGACTGACGGCCTTTTTGACCGCGCTGGTCGTCATCTACTCCTGGGACACGATCCGCCATCAAATGAAGCTCTACATGATGTCCCTGCTGGCGTTGGAAACCGCCACCATGGGTATTTTCATCTCCCTGGATCTCATCCTCTTTTTCGTCTTCTGGGAGCTCATGCTGATTCCGAGCTACTTCCTGATCAAGTTGTGGGGAGGAGGAGCCGAGCGCCACTATGCGGCTCTGAAGTACGTCCTGTATACCCTTCTGGGCAGCGTGTTCATGCTGGTCGGTATCGCCCTTCTGGACATCAACTACCACAATTGGGCAACCGTTCATCACATGGATCGCGTGTATTCCTTCGACTTTCTTGAACTGCTGACCGTTCCCATTCCTTTCAGCCAACAAGTGCTGATTTTCTGGCTGATGTTCCTCGGCTTCGCATTCAAAGCCCCGGTCTTTCCGTTTCACACCTGGCTGCCGGACGCCCTGTTGGAAGGTCCCGTGGGCATGGCCGTGATGCTGGCGGGCGTCAAACTGGGCACGTTCGGATTTTTGCGCTTCAGCATCCCGCTGCTCCCCGATGCGGCCATGAGCAAGACCGTGGTACTCGTGACCATGATCTTGGGACTGGCGGCCATCGTGTACGGGGCGATCATGGCGCTCGTCCAGTTCGATTTCCGGCGGCTTCTGGCCTACAGCAGCATCAGCCACCTTGGGTTTGTCGTGGTCGGGCTGTTCGCCCTGAATTATCAGGGACTCCAAGGCAGCCTGCTGACCATGATCAATTTGGGATTCAGTACGGCCGGCCTCTTCTTCATCGCCGGTTTTCTTTACACGAGGCAGCACACCACCCAATTGGCGGCATTCGGCGGGATGGCAAAACATACCCCGTTGCTGGCGTCGTTCTTTTTGCTGATCGGCCTTGCGTCGATCGGGCTGCCTGGCACGAACGGGTTCGTGGGAGAATTCCTCATCCTCTTGGGCACGTTCAAGGCCAATTGGATATACGGAGCGATCGCCGTGACCGGCGTCATCACCGGCGCCGCCTACTTTCTGTGGTATTACGAACGGGCGATCCTCGGACCCGTCGGCCAGGCGGTGAAGGATTCCATCGCCGATCTGCACCCTCGGGAAACGGTGATCGCCGTGTCCCTTTCCATCATGATTCTCTGGATCGGACTCTATCCGTCCCCATTTCTGCGCATGATGAATGGATCGGTGCAGGCCTTGGTCGATCGGCTCAATCACGCCACCGTTGCGGCTGCTGGAATCCCGCCGTACGAGAGGGTCGATTGA
- a CDS encoding ATP-binding protein: MPARRRLPAWATRWSIEQRVLVGFGLVFAGIVVISAISYRNTSVVVRNSQLDTASHELIQLLASIGQTLDAAENGHRRFLVTGDDSYLKAHRAVLEQAPEYFRYLELLTADTPKHAPRVVRLEELINRQIQTEVAAIAEREHRGAESVRHLALSGVAKHELSEIHAVIAELESDEQRLTQARVVQSTASTRNTIALLGLGALLQLVLLASVYYLIHYDVTARRRIAAELKRRGELLQAANKELEAFSYSVSHDLRAPLRHIDGYASLLAKTAATTLTDKAQRYLQTISDSAKQMGQLIDDLLVFSRMGRQEMLHATVDLNQLVKSVIHDLRLDLQAKPISWTIGPLPEVSADAAMLRQVYMNLISNAVKFTSTRNEPKIEIGARDGAPGEVELFVRDNGVGFDMQYVSKLFGVFQRLHRNDEFEGTGIGLANVRRIIHRHGGRTWADGALDQGATFHFSLPLKRSA, encoded by the coding sequence ATGCCAGCCCGCCGGAGACTGCCGGCTTGGGCAACCCGGTGGTCGATCGAACAACGGGTGTTGGTCGGCTTCGGCCTCGTGTTTGCCGGCATCGTCGTCATCAGTGCCATTTCCTATCGCAATACCTCCGTTGTCGTCCGCAACAGCCAGCTCGACACCGCAAGTCACGAGCTCATCCAATTGCTGGCTTCCATCGGCCAAACCCTCGATGCCGCGGAGAACGGCCACCGTCGCTTTCTGGTGACGGGCGACGATTCCTATCTGAAAGCGCACCGCGCCGTCCTGGAACAGGCTCCGGAATATTTCCGCTATCTCGAATTACTCACCGCCGATACGCCGAAGCATGCGCCTCGCGTGGTACGGCTGGAGGAGCTGATCAATCGGCAAATCCAAACCGAAGTCGCGGCAATCGCAGAGCGTGAGCACCGCGGCGCGGAGAGCGTCCGGCATCTCGCCCTTTCCGGCGTCGCGAAGCACGAACTCTCCGAGATTCACGCCGTGATTGCCGAGCTTGAATCCGATGAACAACGCCTGACCCAAGCCCGAGTCGTCCAATCGACGGCGAGCACCCGCAATACCATCGCCCTGCTGGGCCTCGGCGCCCTGCTGCAATTGGTTCTCCTCGCTTCCGTCTACTACCTGATCCACTACGACGTGACGGCGCGCCGCCGCATTGCCGCCGAGCTCAAGCGCCGCGGCGAGCTCCTCCAAGCCGCCAACAAGGAACTGGAGGCCTTCAGCTACTCCGTGTCCCACGACCTCCGCGCCCCGCTTCGTCACATAGACGGCTATGCCTCGCTCCTGGCCAAGACGGCGGCGACGACGCTGACCGACAAGGCGCAGCGCTATCTCCAGACAATTTCAGATTCCGCCAAGCAGATGGGTCAGCTCATCGACGATCTTCTCGTGTTCTCCCGCATGGGCCGTCAGGAAATGCTACATGCCACGGTCGATCTCAATCAGCTGGTAAAGAGCGTCATTCATGATTTGCGGCTTGACTTGCAAGCCAAACCCATCTCCTGGACAATTGGCCCATTACCCGAGGTATCCGCCGATGCGGCCATGTTGAGACAGGTGTACATGAATCTCATTTCCAACGCCGTGAAGTTTACGTCGACGAGGAACGAGCCGAAGATTGAAATCGGCGCCCGGGACGGAGCGCCGGGGGAGGTCGAGTTGTTCGTGCGCGACAACGGGGTAGGATTCGACATGCAATACGTCAGCAAGCTCTTCGGAGTGTTCCAGCGGCTGCACCGAAACGATGAATTTGAAGGAACCGGCATCGGATTGGCCAATGTGCGACGGATCATCCATCGGCACGGAGGCCGGACCTGGGCGGACGGCGCCCTTGACCAGGGAGCCACCTTTCATTTCTCCCTCCCGCTCAAGAGGTCTGCCTGA
- a CDS encoding NADH-quinone oxidoreductase subunit N, translated as MTFSLNMSSADLLLLLPEIILTCWLCVLLIVDFSFPRLPKEHLAYLSIVGLGGTLACLVCFDLFGVTGTLFSNMFVVDRMALFFKIFIVAATILVILASIEFVHRFTFFRGEYYFLVAMSALGMMFMASANDLLSVFVTLEFSTFGFYVLVSYLREDVASNEAGLKFFILGVFAAGLLAYGISLVYGETGKLVFSDMKSTQVTPGLIIGFLLIFGALGFKIGAVPFHSWIPDTYHGSPTPVTAFLSIAPKGAAFAILLRMFFVALATFKPTWVLILVAASVLSMTYGNIVAIAQRNIKRLLAYSGIAQVGNVLIGLAAGTKMGNDAILFYLLTYLFANLGAFAIVIVVSQAIGSEEIDDYSGLGRRSPFLAFSMLVFLLSLAGVPPLAGFIGKLYIFVAAIKEGLYTLITVGLINIVISLYYYLIVVKKMYIVEPHDPSPLTVSGPMKAVVYIGLAGTLIIGVYPQPAIDWVVSATMMFSDLAGPAASLPAPLPVTPSGG; from the coding sequence ATGACCTTTTCCTTGAACATGTCGTCGGCGGATCTACTTCTGCTGCTGCCCGAGATCATCCTGACCTGCTGGCTCTGTGTGCTGCTCATCGTGGATTTCTCGTTTCCCCGTTTGCCGAAAGAGCACCTGGCCTATTTGAGCATCGTCGGGCTCGGGGGCACACTGGCCTGCCTGGTCTGTTTCGACCTGTTTGGGGTCACCGGCACCCTCTTCTCGAACATGTTCGTGGTCGACCGCATGGCCTTGTTTTTCAAGATTTTCATCGTGGCTGCGACGATCCTGGTGATTCTGGCCTCGATCGAGTTCGTACACCGGTTCACATTTTTCCGCGGCGAATACTACTTCCTCGTCGCAATGTCGGCACTGGGCATGATGTTCATGGCCTCGGCCAACGACTTGCTTTCGGTCTTCGTCACGTTGGAATTCTCGACCTTCGGGTTCTACGTGCTGGTCTCCTACCTGCGCGAGGACGTGGCCTCCAACGAGGCCGGACTGAAGTTCTTCATCCTGGGAGTGTTTGCCGCCGGCCTGCTGGCTTACGGAATCAGCCTCGTCTACGGTGAAACCGGTAAGCTTGTCTTCTCTGATATGAAGTCCACCCAAGTCACACCGGGACTCATCATCGGGTTTCTGCTCATCTTCGGGGCCTTAGGGTTCAAGATCGGGGCGGTGCCGTTTCATTCTTGGATTCCCGACACGTATCACGGATCGCCGACACCGGTCACGGCGTTCCTGTCGATCGCTCCCAAAGGGGCGGCCTTCGCCATCTTGCTCCGCATGTTCTTCGTCGCGCTCGCCACATTCAAACCGACCTGGGTGTTGATCCTTGTGGCAGCCTCCGTCCTTTCCATGACGTACGGCAATATCGTGGCCATCGCTCAACGGAACATCAAGCGGCTTCTGGCCTACTCCGGCATCGCCCAGGTCGGCAACGTGTTGATCGGCCTGGCGGCCGGGACGAAAATGGGGAACGACGCGATCCTGTTCTACCTCTTGACCTATCTGTTCGCCAATCTCGGTGCCTTTGCCATCGTCATTGTGGTCAGCCAGGCCATCGGCAGTGAAGAAATCGACGACTACAGCGGCTTGGGCCGGCGCTCGCCGTTTCTGGCCTTTTCGATGCTGGTTTTCCTGCTGTCTCTAGCCGGTGTGCCGCCGTTGGCCGGGTTCATCGGCAAGCTCTATATTTTCGTCGCAGCCATCAAAGAAGGTCTGTACACCTTGATCACCGTGGGGCTGATCAACATCGTCATTTCCCTGTATTACTATTTGATCGTCGTCAAGAAGATGTACATCGTCGAACCCCACGATCCCTCACCGCTGACGGTGTCAGGTCCGATGAAGGCCGTCGTGTACATCGGGCTGGCCGGCACCCTCATCATCGGCGTGTATCCGCAGCCGGCCATCGATTGGGTGGTCTCGGCGACGATGATGTTCAGCGACCTGGCCGGTCCCGCTGCCTCGCTCCCCGCACCTCTCCCGGTCACCCCCTCGGGCGGCTGA
- the nuoL gene encoding NADH-quinone oxidoreductase subunit L: MTELLIKLIPVFPLLAAIANGLAGTRWSHELAHRLAWGSVGLSFLSTIGVFIDVLRTGAAREIVAYQWIFGGDLTINLAYLVDPLTCVMLLVVTGVGFLIHVYSVGYMHGETGFTRFFTYMNLFMVSMILLVMGNNYVVLFIGWEGVGLCSYLLIGYYYDKISAAKAASKAFVVNRIGDAGFLLAIFLVFINFHTLDYTQVFPQVSQLSPDMATIIALCLLVGAVGKSAQIPLYTWLPDAMEGPTPVSALIHAATMVTAGVYMIVRNHAIFDLSPTAMGIVGLIGGATALFAATIGLVQTDIKRVLAYSTVSQLGYMFLGCGIGAYTAAIFHLMTHAFFKALLFLSAGSVIHALGGEQDIRNMGGLSSKIPWTYRLFLIGTIAIAGIPPLAGFWSKDEIMAHAFTHHRYLLYGMAAAGAFLTAFYMFRLTYLTFYGRSRMDHHTEAHIHESPTVMIAPLTVLGALSLVGGFLGFPPEQGWLHHFLAPVVGVGSEHEVSTGLVLTLMMIATGIAFLGWGLAHYFYGISPATPDRWATRVEPVYRLLLNKYYVDEIYDLLIVEPTKKLGLLLDWFDRTVIDGLVRAVGQLAELGAAGSTWIEKHVIYGGLNVIGYGNHLLAKQWRQLQSGMVHHYAAIIVAGLFLLALVVQFIVQR, encoded by the coding sequence GTGACCGAACTGCTGATTAAACTGATCCCGGTGTTTCCCCTCCTGGCGGCGATCGCCAACGGATTGGCCGGCACACGCTGGTCCCATGAACTGGCGCACCGGCTCGCGTGGGGCTCGGTGGGCCTCTCCTTCCTCTCGACGATCGGCGTGTTCATCGACGTCCTTCGCACCGGCGCCGCGCGAGAAATCGTGGCCTATCAGTGGATCTTCGGCGGCGACCTGACGATCAATCTGGCCTACCTCGTCGATCCCCTCACCTGCGTCATGCTGCTCGTGGTGACGGGCGTCGGCTTCCTGATCCATGTCTATTCCGTCGGCTACATGCACGGGGAGACCGGTTTCACCCGCTTCTTCACCTACATGAACCTCTTCATGGTGTCGATGATCCTCCTTGTGATGGGCAACAACTATGTGGTGCTCTTCATCGGGTGGGAAGGTGTAGGCCTCTGCTCCTACCTGCTGATCGGCTACTACTATGACAAGATCTCGGCCGCCAAGGCGGCTTCCAAAGCCTTCGTCGTCAACCGCATCGGCGATGCCGGCTTTCTCCTGGCGATTTTTCTGGTCTTCATCAACTTCCACACCTTGGACTATACCCAAGTCTTCCCACAGGTCAGCCAACTGTCTCCAGACATGGCCACGATCATCGCGCTGTGCCTGCTCGTGGGCGCCGTCGGAAAATCGGCTCAGATTCCGCTCTATACATGGCTTCCCGATGCGATGGAAGGTCCGACTCCAGTCAGCGCCCTCATCCATGCCGCCACCATGGTGACGGCCGGCGTGTATATGATCGTCCGCAATCACGCTATTTTCGACCTGTCGCCCACCGCAATGGGCATCGTGGGACTGATCGGCGGCGCCACAGCGCTGTTTGCCGCCACCATCGGGTTGGTGCAAACCGACATCAAGCGGGTGCTGGCCTATTCCACCGTCAGTCAGCTCGGCTATATGTTTCTCGGCTGCGGCATCGGCGCATACACCGCCGCCATCTTCCATCTCATGACGCACGCCTTTTTCAAAGCGCTGTTGTTTCTCTCCGCCGGGTCCGTCATCCACGCGCTGGGAGGGGAGCAGGACATCAGGAACATGGGAGGACTGAGCTCGAAGATTCCGTGGACCTACCGGCTCTTCCTCATCGGCACCATCGCCATCGCCGGAATCCCCCCGTTGGCCGGTTTTTGGAGCAAGGACGAGATCATGGCTCATGCCTTCACCCATCACCGGTACCTGCTGTACGGCATGGCGGCAGCCGGAGCTTTCCTGACAGCGTTCTACATGTTCCGCCTGACGTATCTGACCTTCTATGGCCGGTCACGGATGGATCATCACACCGAAGCACACATCCATGAGTCCCCGACGGTCATGATCGCCCCGCTGACCGTGCTCGGCGCGCTGTCGCTCGTCGGAGGATTCTTGGGGTTCCCTCCAGAACAGGGCTGGCTCCATCATTTCCTGGCTCCGGTCGTCGGCGTAGGCAGCGAGCATGAGGTGAGCACCGGTTTGGTGCTGACTCTGATGATGATCGCCACCGGGATCGCCTTTCTCGGCTGGGGTTTGGCCCATTATTTTTACGGCATCTCTCCGGCCACTCCGGACCGCTGGGCAACCAGGGTCGAGCCGGTCTATCGACTCCTGTTGAACAAATATTACGTCGACGAGATCTACGACCTGCTGATTGTCGAGCCGACCAAGAAGCTCGGGCTCCTGCTGGACTGGTTCGATCGTACCGTCATCGACGGCCTCGTGCGAGCCGTCGGCCAGCTCGCCGAACTGGGTGCCGCGGGATCGACATGGATCGAGAAGCACGTCATCTACGGCGGTCTCAACGTCATCGGATACGGCAATCATCTCCTCGCCAAGCAATGGCGCCAACTGCAAAGCGGCATGGTCCATCACTATGCCGCGATCATCGTGGCGGGGCTGTTCCTGCTGGCGCTGGTCGTGCAGTTCATCGTACAGCGGTAA
- a CDS encoding response regulator has protein sequence MITVKPILLAEDNPRDAELALAAMEEHHIADKVVVCHDGAEVLDYLYCRGSYRGRQQGNPAVVFLDLKMPKIDGLQVLRTIKNDADLKPIPVVMLTSSREERDLAESYALGANAYVVKPVEFHQFITAVKELGVFWGVINEPPPPGIESRS, from the coding sequence ATGATTACCGTGAAACCCATCCTGCTCGCTGAAGACAATCCACGGGACGCGGAGCTGGCGCTCGCCGCCATGGAAGAGCACCACATCGCCGACAAGGTCGTCGTCTGCCACGATGGAGCCGAAGTGCTGGACTACCTGTATTGTCGCGGCTCCTATCGCGGGCGCCAACAGGGAAACCCGGCCGTCGTCTTCCTCGATCTCAAAATGCCGAAGATCGATGGGCTGCAAGTGTTGAGGACCATCAAGAACGACGCGGATCTCAAACCGATTCCGGTTGTGATGCTGACCTCGTCGAGAGAGGAACGCGACCTCGCCGAGAGCTACGCCCTGGGAGCCAACGCCTACGTGGTCAAACCGGTTGAGTTTCATCAATTCATCACGGCCGTCAAAGAGCTGGGAGTCTTCTGGGGGGTCATCAACGAGCCCCCGCCACCCGGCATTGAGTCTCGCTCCTAA
- a CDS encoding rhodanese-like domain-containing protein — MITRLLALCGSALLLSTLTIGIVSAHHSYLLTVQQLKAGLNKASSTSQKGFILVDVRSAEEHAGGYIPGTDFNIDFREIKARHRELGADYGDHIVVYCQSGHRSNIAAETLADVGYTRVYNVSGSMNAWMEAGYPVASAGR, encoded by the coding sequence ATGATCACACGACTATTGGCGCTCTGTGGAAGCGCTCTGTTGTTGTCCACGCTGACAATCGGTATCGTCTCGGCGCATCATTCGTATCTGCTGACCGTGCAGCAGTTGAAAGCCGGATTGAACAAAGCTTCGTCGACCTCCCAGAAAGGATTCATTCTGGTTGATGTCCGCTCAGCTGAAGAACATGCCGGGGGCTACATTCCGGGCACAGACTTCAACATCGATTTTCGCGAAATCAAGGCACGTCACCGGGAACTCGGCGCGGACTACGGTGATCACATCGTGGTCTATTGTCAATCGGGCCATCGCAGCAACATTGCGGCGGAGACGCTGGCCGATGTGGGGTACACGCGGGTGTACAATGTCAGCGGCAGCATGAATGCGTGGATGGAAGCGGGCTATCCCGTTGCATCAGCGGGGCGATGA
- a CDS encoding NADH-quinone oxidoreductase subunit M, whose amino-acid sequence MSDYALLYILFAPFAGAIALILVSNRQALLVRGIAAFSAFVSLLVSLYVFYAYDPIAGGFQFVQKFEWSRQLGISLHLGVDGIGTPLVLASSILLFAGIFVSWHIKDRTKEFYIWLLILAAATIGVFMSLDLFFLYFFYEMSVIPMYLLLGMWGSHTKKYLEMTDADGLKLRDSVGFIFNFGANSKEYAAMKLVLFLSAFAVAALMGILLIYKYAGLNTFDILMLREQAKLMNIPVLGTTLDKIIWILIFFGFASIAPLWPLHSWSPVGHAAAPAATSMLHAGVLMKLGHFSIIRVAFEILPETTRELMPIAAVLCVFSIMYGGFVAFYAKDTKYVIGYSSSSHMGYVFLGMAALDYISLSGAVIYMFAHAMATGMLFAMAGWVYDQTHTRDIPSLGGLSNRMPFIAGCFVVGCMASIGMPGTVNFIAEVMIIVGSWNKYPLQVIIAVVGIVLTLAYLFKMMRGLFYGPMDQKYSHSHDAIAMVDRLPLLIMIAVSVGFGLFPMHLYNVVRSGVDPLVARVTRVVPVASAPPDAVPLSAPSIGDATTPALPPLVRRSSEVAP is encoded by the coding sequence ATGAGCGACTACGCGCTGCTGTACATTCTCTTCGCGCCTTTTGCCGGTGCCATCGCACTGATCCTCGTCTCCAATCGCCAGGCCTTGCTCGTGCGGGGGATTGCGGCCTTCTCGGCCTTTGTGTCACTCCTAGTGTCCCTGTATGTCTTCTACGCCTATGATCCCATCGCGGGAGGCTTCCAATTCGTTCAAAAGTTCGAATGGTCCCGTCAGCTCGGCATCTCCTTGCATCTCGGCGTGGACGGGATCGGCACTCCCCTGGTACTTGCCTCGTCCATCCTGCTGTTCGCCGGCATCTTCGTGTCCTGGCACATCAAGGATCGGACGAAAGAGTTCTACATCTGGCTGCTGATCCTGGCCGCCGCCACCATCGGCGTGTTCATGTCCCTGGATCTCTTCTTCTTGTATTTCTTCTACGAAATGTCCGTGATCCCCATGTATCTGCTGCTCGGCATGTGGGGGAGCCACACCAAGAAATATCTCGAGATGACGGATGCCGACGGTCTGAAGCTCCGGGATTCTGTGGGGTTCATTTTCAACTTCGGCGCGAACAGCAAGGAATACGCAGCCATGAAACTGGTGCTGTTCCTCTCGGCGTTTGCGGTCGCCGCCTTGATGGGTATTCTCTTGATCTACAAGTACGCAGGACTGAATACCTTCGACATCCTGATGCTGCGCGAACAAGCCAAGCTTATGAACATCCCGGTTCTCGGAACGACACTGGACAAGATCATTTGGATTTTGATCTTCTTCGGATTTGCTTCAATCGCTCCGCTTTGGCCGTTGCACTCCTGGTCTCCGGTCGGCCATGCGGCCGCACCGGCCGCTACCAGCATGCTTCACGCCGGCGTCCTGATGAAGCTCGGACACTTCTCGATCATTCGGGTGGCGTTCGAAATTCTGCCTGAGACGACCCGCGAACTCATGCCGATCGCCGCAGTCCTGTGTGTCTTCAGCATCATGTACGGCGGCTTCGTGGCCTTTTATGCCAAGGACACGAAATATGTCATCGGCTATTCCAGCTCCAGCCACATGGGATATGTGTTCCTGGGCATGGCCGCATTGGATTACATCAGCCTCAGTGGGGCAGTGATCTACATGTTCGCCCACGCCATGGCCACCGGCATGCTCTTCGCCATGGCAGGCTGGGTCTACGATCAAACCCATACGCGCGACATTCCCTCCCTCGGCGGCTTGTCAAATCGCATGCCGTTCATCGCCGGCTGTTTTGTCGTCGGCTGCATGGCATCCATCGGCATGCCCGGCACCGTGAACTTCATCGCTGAGGTCATGATCATCGTGGGAAGCTGGAACAAATATCCCCTGCAAGTCATCATCGCCGTCGTCGGCATCGTTCTGACGCTCGCCTATCTCTTCAAGATGATGCGGGGGCTCTTCTACGGCCCGATGGACCAGAAGTACAGCCACTCGCATGATGCCATCGCGATGGTGGACCGCTTGCCTCTGTTGATCATGATCGCCGTCAGCGTGGGATTCGGGCTCTTCCCGATGCATCTGTATAACGTCGTGCGGTCCGGGGTCGATCCGCTCGTCGCCAGGGTCACGCGCGTCGTTCCGGTGGCTTCGGCACCTCCTGATGCCGTGCCCCTGTCCGCTCCCTCGATCGGTGATGCCACCACCCCGGCGCTCCCTCCTCTGGTACGTCGGAGTTCGGAGGTCGCACCATGA
- a CDS encoding response regulator yields the protein MNQPLRLLHLEDNPVDAELVIATLTEAGLTCAAQRVDTRTTFLASLKTGAIDLILADYSLPGFDGMSALALARQYAPEVPFLFVSALIGEELAIEAMHQGATDYVLKQRLRRLAPSVQRALRERDERRERQRAEQALRQSEKQFRQAQKMEAVGRLAGGIAHDFNNLLTVIMGYSHVLSADLGSDHPLHGKIDETLRACERAAMLIRQLLTFSRKQPLEPKLLVLNGVITNLEGMLRRVIGADIRLAIALDPCNSQVRADQAQLEQVMMNLVVNARDAMTNGGILTIESALVDITTSPPYHVRPLTPGPYVRLSVSDTGCGMNRQTRSHLFEPFYTTKEEGKGSGLGLSTVFGIVTQCGGAIDVSSRLGHGARFDIYFPNVQGEILSPAQEEHAPPRRGTETLLLVEDDASVRILVRDELRKLGYHVIESKNGIEACLLASQHVGSLHLLLTDMIMPGMGGRELANHLLVIKPDLRILFMSGYTDDVGILSGQEDGTTAFLQKPFTPEVLAQTVRQLLDTTVPRPKAMPGRASGRRR from the coding sequence GTGAACCAGCCGCTCCGTCTGCTGCATCTTGAGGATAATCCGGTCGACGCCGAGTTGGTCATCGCGACGTTAACCGAAGCAGGACTGACATGCGCTGCTCAGCGGGTGGATACCCGCACCACCTTCCTGGCCTCGCTCAAGACGGGAGCCATTGACCTGATCCTGGCGGATTACTCTCTGCCGGGATTTGACGGTATGAGCGCGCTGGCGCTGGCCCGCCAATATGCTCCGGAAGTTCCTTTTCTGTTTGTCTCCGCCTTGATCGGTGAAGAACTCGCGATTGAAGCGATGCATCAGGGAGCGACCGACTATGTGCTGAAGCAGCGCCTGAGGAGGCTGGCACCCTCCGTCCAACGGGCGCTAAGAGAGCGCGACGAACGCCGAGAGCGGCAACGGGCCGAACAGGCCCTCAGACAGAGCGAGAAGCAATTCCGGCAAGCGCAAAAGATGGAAGCCGTCGGACGCCTCGCGGGGGGCATCGCCCATGACTTCAACAATCTGCTGACCGTCATCATGGGATACAGTCATGTCCTGTCGGCTGATCTGGGATCGGACCATCCGCTGCACGGGAAGATCGATGAAACCCTCAGAGCCTGCGAACGGGCCGCCATGCTGATCCGCCAGCTTCTGACATTCAGCCGCAAGCAGCCCCTTGAACCGAAGCTTCTCGTCCTGAACGGCGTCATCACGAACCTCGAAGGCATGCTGCGACGGGTGATCGGCGCCGACATTCGGCTAGCCATCGCACTCGATCCTTGCAACAGCCAGGTCCGGGCCGATCAAGCCCAGTTGGAACAAGTGATGATGAACCTGGTCGTCAATGCAAGGGACGCAATGACCAACGGTGGGATTCTGACGATCGAGTCCGCTCTCGTGGACATCACGACAAGTCCCCCGTATCACGTACGGCCGCTGACTCCCGGGCCGTACGTCAGACTGTCGGTCAGCGACACAGGATGCGGCATGAATCGTCAGACACGGTCACATCTCTTCGAGCCGTTTTATACGACGAAAGAGGAGGGCAAGGGCAGCGGTCTGGGCCTGTCGACCGTCTTCGGGATCGTCACGCAATGCGGCGGTGCGATCGATGTCAGCAGCCGCCTGGGCCACGGCGCGAGATTCGACATCTATTTTCCCAACGTCCAGGGGGAAATCCTCTCACCGGCGCAGGAGGAACATGCTCCGCCCCGCCGTGGCACCGAAACACTCCTCCTGGTCGAGGACGATGCGAGCGTGCGGATACTGGTTCGCGACGAACTCAGAAAGCTGGGCTATCATGTGATCGAGTCGAAAAACGGCATCGAGGCCTGTTTACTCGCCAGCCAGCACGTCGGATCCTTGCACCTGCTGCTGACCGACATGATCATGCCCGGCATGGGTGGCCGGGAACTGGCAAACCACCTATTGGTCATCAAACCGGATCTACGTATCTTGTTCATGTCTGGCTACACGGACGACGTTGGGATTTTGTCCGGCCAAGAGGATGGAACCACGGCATTTCTACAGAAGCCGTTCACCCCAGAGGTCTTGGCTCAGACGGTACGCCAACTTCTCGATACGACCGTCCCCCGGCCAAAGGCCATGCCCGGGCGTGCGTCAGGACGGAGGCGGTAA